In the Colletotrichum higginsianum IMI 349063 chromosome 7 map unlocalized unitig_7, whole genome shotgun sequence genome, one interval contains:
- a CDS encoding Ubiquitin fusion degradation protein UFD1 — protein sequence MYRFDPNEADMYNFARGGRRPIIQRFDEYYRCYPMVMAPGPERPDLNYGSKIFLPPSALDKVSKLHVQWPLLMEIINGEKGKHSHAGVLEFVAEEGRAYLPHWMMQTLSLDVGDMIQIKTTSLELAKLVKLQPQSTNFLDISDPKAVLEKAFRNFAALTKGDIFNFEYNDEIYHVAVLEVKPETEKMGVCMIETDVEVDFAAPVGYVEPEKQQRGSGTSTPRSVRGGVPAGGLLHSQGSMAQSINYNAIAPSATAATSRFYGEGQKLSKKGSKTSTPKPATPVTGSSANAPAVVPLPRRTNGPMPLRLPPNKLFFGYEIKPVKTDADKEREKEESNRPHFAGQGQTLRGKRKGDAEEKEKAPEKKGPSEGNRLDGRGPKPRGIE from the exons ATG TATCGCTTCGACCCCAACGAAGCAGACATGTATAACTTCGCACGCGGTGGACGCCGCCCCATCATTCAGCGATTCGATGAATACTACCGGTGCTATCCCATGGTCATGGCTCCCGGACCCGAGCGACCCGACCTCAACTACGGATCCAAGATCTTCCTGCCTCCCTCCGCCCTGGACAAGGTCTCGAAGCTACATGTTCAGTGGCCGCTGCTTATGGAGATTATCAATGGCGAGAAGGGAAAGCACTCGCATGCCGGTGTGCTGGAGTTCGTCGCGGAGGAGGGCAGAGCCTACTTACCCCACTGG ATGATGCAAACACTCTCgctcgatgtcggcgacaTGATCCAGATCAAGACCACATCTCTCGAGCTTGCCAAACTTGTCAAGCTGCAGCCCCAATCGACAAACTTTCTCGACATCAGCGACCCCAAGGCGGTGCTAGAGAAGGCGTTCAGGAACTTTGCCGCTCTCACCAAAGGTGACATATTCAATTTCGAGTACAATGACGAAATCTACCATGTGGCGGTCCTCGAGGTCAAGCCTGAAACGGAAAAGATGGGCGTTTGTATGATCGAGAcggatgtcgaggtcgactTCGCCGCGCCAGTCGGCTACGTCGAGCCAGAGAAGCAGCAGAGGGGCAGTGGAACCAGCACACCCAGAAGCGTTCGTGGCGGTGTCCCGGCCGGTGGCCTGCTGCACAGCCAGGGCTCCATGGCCCAGTCCATAAACTATAATGCCATCGCACCGTCAGCAACCGCGGCAACCTCCAGATTCTACGGCGAGGGACAGAAGCTCAGCAAGAAGGGTAGCaagacctcgacgccgaagcccgCCACTCCCGTGACAGGCTCGTCGGCGAACGCGCCTGCTGTCGTGCCCCTCCCGCGCCGGACGAATGGACCCATGCCCCTGCGCCTGCCGCCGAACAAGCTCTTCTTTGGCTACGAGATCAAGCCCGTCAAGACCGATGCCGACAAGGAGCGAGAGAAGGAAGAATCCAATCGCCCTCACTTCGCCGGTCAGGGCCAGACCCTGCGAGGCAAGCGCaagggcgatgccgaggagaaggagaaggcgccTGAGAAGAAGGGCCCCAGTGAAGGAAACAGACTTGACGGTCGTGGCCCGAAGCCCCGCGGCATCGAGTAA